CGGAGGTCGAGCAGAGCTCACTCTTGCCAGGCGCGCTCTTGCGCACGCCGGCCACCTCGCGGCAGCTCGGCGCTGCGCTCATCAGCGAGATCGGCGAAGCCGACGCGGGAGCGCGCGGCGGCGTCGACCTCGGTTATGCGAGCGGAGACAACGCACCGGGCTTCGGCGCTCGCGCGAGTACGAACGCGGCGCCGCCCCGCGCCGGCGATCTCGACGGTCCCCAGGCGATTCCGCCTTACGACATGCGCGTCGACAACTTCCGCTTCCACCCCGACTACCGCGTCGATCGCATTCTCTTTCGCGAGATCATCGGTACCGTCACCGACGCCGTCTACGTGCGTCCCCACGGCCGCCTTCGCATCGGTCGCACCGCCTCCGGCGAGTTCGCCTTCGACGTGGCGGCGGTGGCCTCGTGGGCCGTGCAAAAGGCGTCAGCTCCCGGCGAAAAAGCGCCCCTCGGCATCGAGGTCGACCCGACGCTCACGTACGAAGACCGGCTCGGTTTCCGCGTGGCCGTCGAGCAGGCCACGCTCTTTCCCTTGGCCGGGCTCGACAACCCGCGCGCGGGGCTCTCCGCACGTCCCGCGCAGCTCTGGCGCCTGCGCCTCGCATACGTCTTCTAGGAAGGTCGAACCATGAGTCTCTCCCGCCTCGAATCCGCCTTTCGCTCGACCTATCGTTTGACCTGTACCGCCGCGCTCGGCGCGCTCTTCGTCTTGCACGCAGCAGCGTGCGGCGAGAACCAAACGACGCTTCCGCAGAACGCGAGCTACGAGGCCGGAGCGCCGGCGCCGCTCGCGTGCGTGCCGAACCTCGACGGCAAGATCGAATCGAAGGAGCTCGCGCCCAGCTTCGACGTACCGGCGCGCTTCCTCGTGAACCCCGACGGGCAGACGCGCCAGGTCGATCTCGCGGGCCGAGTCGAGGCGAACGGCCAACGTCTTTGGGACTACTCGGTCCCCTTCCGCGACGATCGGCTCGCGACCATCACGGCGCAGCACATCGAAGACAAGTGGTACGCCGGCTCGTTCCCCGCCGCCGAGTTCGTCGCGCCGCTGGAGCTCGCCGCGCGCAACGTCGCCGTCTATGCGCGCAGCGAGAGCGAGATCAAAATCCTCGGCGTCGCGTCGGTCGACCAGAACGGCGCAGACGGAAAGACGCTGCTCGTCTACGAGCCACCGGTCGTCCTTTACAAGCTGCCGCTCGTGGCCGGCGCGACGATGTCGTCGACGGGTACCGTTCGCAACGGAACGCTCCGCGGGCAACCGTACGCGGGCAAGGACACCTACGAGACGAAGGTCGACGCGACGGGGCGACTCGCGCTCCCGGACATCACGTTCTCGCAGACCTTGCGGGTGAAGACGCTCGTGACGGTGGAGCCCATCGCGGGGGCCAAAACGACGCGCCGGCAGGTCTCGTACTTTTTCGAGTGTTTCGGGGAGGTGGCCCGCATCGCCTCCGCAAACAACGAGCCAGCGGAAGACTTCACCGAGGCGGCAGAATTTCGACGTCTGGGGCTCGGTCCCTGAGGCGAAAGGCCCCAGATTTCGCGCACTTTTGTGCCCGCACCAGACGAAACGACAAACCGTAGACGACAAACGTGATTTCGCGGGGCGGCCTGCTAAGCCACCGCTCCGCCAGGCAAGGAGAAGCACGCATGCTCTGGGAAACGTGGAAGAAGGGTTTCGACGCCTGGGAGAACACCACCGCCAAGTACATGGAGTCGGTGCTTAAGAACCCCATGGTCCTCGGGTCGTCGGGCGCCATGCTGACGGCCGCCATGAAGGGCAAGGCCGCCTACGAGAAGGCGGCGGCAAACTGGTGGTCGGCTTGGGGTTTGCCCACGCGCCACGATCAAGAGCGCTCGCTTCACGTGTTGAACAAGCTTGAGAGTCGCATCCTCGATCTCGAAGAGAAGCTCGCCGAGCTCGCCGACCAAGGCGCCGACCAAAAGGGCGCGCCTCGCGGCAAGAACAAAGGCCACGACGCTCGGTCGTGAGACCAAGGGAAGAACAACCGCGCCCCAGTGCAGTATTGAAAGGACGGGCACCTTGGACATCACGCCGTTTCTCGAACTTCGCATCGCCCCGCGGGCCGTCTTCGATCGCCTCGCGACCCACGGCGACAAGCCTCGCTTCATGCTTTCTGACAAGACGCAGCCGACCGGCTGGCGCCCTGTCACTTGGAACACTTTCGCGGAGGAGATCCGCAACGTAGCTCTCTTTCTTGTCGCCTCCGAGCTCAAGAGCGCGGACCGGGTGGCCATCTTTGCTCCCAATCGAGTCGAATGGGCGTCGGCAGCCCTAGGCATCGAATCCGCGGGATGCGTGATGGTTCCTATCTACCCGGCGAGCACGGCCGAGCAGGCGGCTTACATCGTCAACCACGCAGACGCGCGAGTGCTCTTTGTAGACACGCCCGCGCTTTTGGCGCGCGTCTTTGATGCGTGGTTCGACATGCCGACGCTCGAGAAGGTGGTCCTCATGGACTCCCGTCTCGACGTGGCCAAGGTGCTCGCGAGCACCACCCCCGCCGCGGGAAAGCGGCAACCTCTCCCGAGCCTCGCGGACGTCGAAAAGAAGATCACGACGTTCAGCGACGCCATCGCCAAGGGCAAGGCGCTCCACGCCCGCGACAACGAGCTCTTCGAGCGGACCATGACGTCGGTCTCGCTCGATCAGCCCGGCATCATGCTCTACACGAGCGGCACCTCGGGCAACCCCAAGGGCGTTCCCCTCACGCACAAGAACGTGGGCATCAACGGCCGCGATTGGCTCGAGTGCAACGCGATGCTCTTAGACGAGGGCATGGTCGACATCTTGTGGTTGCCCATGAGCCACATCTTCGGCTTCGGCGAGATGTGCCTCGGCAACACGCTCGGCTTCACGACGTACCTGTCGGATCCGCAGTCGGTCATGGCGCGCATGCCGGAGCTCAAGCCGAGCGTCTTCATGAGCGTGCCGTCGCACTGGGAAAAAATGGCCATCATGGCCTCCGATGGGGCGAACGGCGACGAGTCGACCATCAAGTCCAAGCTCGCCGAGCTGACCGGCGGCAACTTGCGCTTCTGCCTCTCCGGCGGCGCCGGCCTGAAGCGTGAGGTCAAGGAGCTCTTCTACAAGAGCGGTGTCCTCATCATCGAGGGCTACGGCCTCACGGAGTGTTCGCCCACGCTGACGCTCAACCGCCCCAACGGCTTCCGCTTCGACTCCGTCGGCAAAGCGCTCCCGTCGGTCGAGCTCAAGCTCGCCGAAGACGGCGAGATCCTCGCGCGCGGGCCGAACATCTTCCGCGGCTACCACAAGGACGAAGAGGCCACGAAGGAGTGCTTCACGACCGACGGTTGGTTCAAGACCGGCGACGTGGGCCGCTACACGGAAGACGGCTTCCTCCAGATCATCGATCGCAAGAAGGACATCCTGGTGACCGCCGGCGGCAAGAACGTGCCCCCCGCGAACATCGAGATTCGCTTCCGCGACGACGCCAAGATCGGACACGTCGTCGTCTACGGCGACGCGAAGCGTTACCTCGTCTGCGGCGTCTGGCCGCACGTCGAGACAGAGCTGACGGGCGACTTCCACGCGCACGTGAAGGCCGCCGTCGAGAAGGTCAACAGCGAGGTCGCGCACCACGAGACGCTGCGAAAGTACGTCGCCTTCAGCTCGCCGCTCACCGTCGAGTCGGGCCTGCTCACGGCGTCGATGAAGGTGCGTCGCAAGCAAGTTTACGGGCGCTTCCAAGAGCAATTCGAAGCGCTCTACGACGAAGCCGCCATGAAGGCGCTCCCCAACGCCGGCAACGTGTCGGGCGGCGCGAAGTAGCCGAAGGCTCGGACCGAGTCGCAACCGAAGGCAGAAGAGACGTCTATGGCGAACGTTGAGCCGCAACCGAACAAGCTCGTGAAGCGCCTGATGAACCTCGCGCGTCTCGCCAAGCGCGAGAAGCCCGCCGTCGGCCAAACGCCGTCCGACGTGGTCTTCGCTGAGAACAAGTGGAAGCTCCTCCGCTACCGGCCGCGGCCCGAGGGCGTTCGTTACAAGCGCCCCGTGCTCCTCGCGCCGTCGCTCATCAACCGGCACTACGTGCTCGACTTGATGCCGCAGAAGAGCTTCGTCGAGTGGCTCGTGGCGCGTGGTCACGACGTCTACGTCATCGACTGGGGCACGCCCGGCGCAGAAGATCGCTACCTGTCGTTTGATGCGATTTGCCACGGCTACATGGGCCGCGCGATCCGCAAGACGTCGGAGCGCTCCGGCGGCGAAGACGTGCACGTCCTCGGCTATTGCCTCGGCGGAACGCTCGCGACGATCTACGCGGCGGCCTGTCCCGAGAAGATCGCGTCGCTCGTCGACATCGCGGCGCCCATCGACTTCGACGACGGCGGCCTTCTTTCGCAATGGACGCGTCGCAAGGAGTTCGACGTGGGCGTCATCCTCGACGCGTTCGGCAACGTGCCTTGGCAGCTCATGCAGGCGACGTTCTTGATGTTGCGGCCCACGCTCAACCTCGCCAAGGGCGTCTACATGCTCGACCGCGCGTGGGACGACGAGTTCTTGAACGGCTTCATCGCCCTAGAGACGTGGGGCAACGACAACATCTCGTTCCCCGGCGAGGCGTTCCGCAAGTACATCGAGGAGCTCTACCAAAAGAACGCGCTCCTCACGGGCGAGCTCTCGCTGGCCGGCGAGCGCGTGGAGCTTCGAAACATCCGCTGTCCGTTGCTCGCGGTGACCTTCGAGCACGACAACATCGTGCCGGCGAAGGGCGCGCAGATCCTCATGGACCTCGTGTCGTCCAAGGACAAGGAGCTCTTGCACCTGCCCGGCGGCCACGTCGGCGCCGTCGTGTCGAAGAGCGCGGCCAAGGGCCTGTGGCCGAAGATCAGCGACTTCTGGGCCGCACGCGACGGCGAAGCGGTGGCGACGACGGCGGGCGTTGAGAACGCGCCGAGCGGCGGCGCGAAGACGGCGACGGCAGCGGAGAAGACGCCGGCTGAGAAGGCGGTGCTGGAGAAGGCGCCGGAGAAGAGCGTGACGAAGCGACCGCGCAGCGTGCCGCCTTCGCGACGGACGAACTGACTCGTTTCGAGGCTGAGCGACCTGCGAGCGCATCGGCGACGACGCCTCGCGCGGTCGCTTGCACCACGACCTACTTCGCCGTGCGCACGAGGCGCAGGCCACCTTGCGGCGAGAAGCGTGGAAACCCAAGATGTCCCGCGGAGCGGAGGCTTCGAGGGACGCTGATGGCGCCTCCGCCACGAAGGGGTCCGTTCCCGGAAGGATCGCTGCGCCCGGGTCCACGCGAACGGCGGGACTGTAGCCAATGCCGACGTAGACGTCCGTGTTGTGCTCGGGGACGTTCCCGGCGATGTCGAAGAGGCCCCAAGGGTTCGGTGCTTTCTCGCCCACCGGGTGCGTAGTGCCCGTCGAGTTGCCGCAATACCAACCGATGGCATCAAGGACGGGCTGCGCGCTGCAATCCGCTGGACCGGCCGCCGGTTCCGAAGGCGTGAGCGGCCCCGCAAAGGTGGCCGTTCGCGTGCCCGCACGCGCGGCGTACTCCCACTCGGCCTCCGTCGGAAGACGGTAGCCCTCGCATTCGTAGACCGACGCATTCACCGTAGTTGCGGTCGCGCAAGACGGGCCCACTGGGCCGGTCCCCGCGTCCAACTCGCACCCCTCAAGGCGGTAGCATTCGGGCACACCACGAGCCTTCGAGAAGGCGTTGGCAAACCGAAGGGCCTCGTACCAGTTCACCTGCGCCACCGGGCACGAGGGATCGGTGCATTGCACGATGCCTGCGTCGCGTAGCAGGGTCACGTTCGGCTCGCCGGTCGCCACCCACTCCCCGATCGTGAGCTCCTTTTCCTGCATGTAGAACGCATGCGTCAGCGTCGTCTCCGACTCCGTCTCGCTGTTTCGGCCACGCGCCCACTCGCATGGCGGCGACCCCATGATGAAGCAACCCGCCGGAATGAGGCACCAGCCGTCTTTGCAGGACGGCGTGACCGCGGGGTGAAGGCAGGTCGGGCTTGGCTCGAGGCCCGCGCAGGGGTCACGAACAGGCCCACCTTCGGTGGTCGCGGGCGCAGGTCCAGCATCCGGTGGCTGCAGGCTCGCTGACGGGTCCGCCGGCTCCTGGGTCGACGTCGCTTGCTCGCCGCGCGAGCAGCTCGCGAGCGCACTTGCGATCAGCGCGGCCTTCCGGAGTGAGCGCACCCGCCTACCCTACGATTACTTCGCCGTGCGCACGAGGCGGAGGCCGCCGAGGGCCCCAATCCGCGGTATGTCATAGCGATTCGCAGACCGCATGCCGCGCGGCGTACCGATCGCACCGCCGCCCCGCATCGGGGAAGCCGCGCCGTCGATGAGCGTGCCCCCGGGATCGACTCGACGCGCTGGCGCGTAGGCGATACCCACGAAGAGGTCGGAGGTGTACTCGCCTACGTTCCCTGCCATGTCGAAGAGGCCCCAGGCATTGGGAGCCTTCTGGCCGCCCGGATGAGTGACGCCGCCGGCGTTCGCGCAGTACCACGAGATAGGCTCAAGTACGTTCTGGACGCTGCAGTCGCTGGGCGAGGCCGGTGGCGGCGTTGGGGCGAGCGACCCGGCGTAGGTCGCCGTTCGCGAGCCGGCGCGCGCGGCGTACTCCCATTCCGCCTCGGTTGGGAGACGGTAGCCGGTGCAGTCGTAAACGGACGGGCCGATCACCGAAACGTTGGCGCACGTAGGCCCATAAACCCCGGTCCCCGCGTCGCTCGTGCAACCCTCCACGCGGTAGCACTCTGGCAATCCCTTCCAAGCCGAGTACTTGTTTGCGAAGCGAAGCGCCTCGTACCAGTTGACCTGCGCCACGGGACAGGACGCCTCCACGCACTGGGCTACTCCCGCGTCCCGCATCAGCGTGACGTTTGGTTCCCCCGTCGCGCCCCATTCGGCGATCGTAAGTTCCTTCTCTTGCATGTAAAACGCATGTGTCAGGGTGGTCTCCGACTCGGTCTCTGAGAATCGACCCCTACCCCATTCACAGGGGGGCGAGCCCATGATGAAGCATCCAGCGCGAATCAGACACCAGCCGTCGTTACACGACGGCGCGACCACCGGATGAACGCACGTCGGGCTGGGCTCGAGACCAGCGCAGGGGTCACGAACAGGCCCAGCTTCGGTCGTCGCGGGCGCAGGTCCAGCATCCGGGAGCCGCGGGCTGACCGACGCGTCCGGCGGCTCTTGGATCGATGGCGCTTGCTTGCCGCTCGAGCAACTCGCCAGCGCGAGAGCGACGACCGCCCACCTCACGCGCGACACCACTCCCTTAGACTATGACTACTTCGCCGTGCGCACGA
This region of Myxococcales bacterium genomic DNA includes:
- a CDS encoding long-chain fatty acid--CoA ligase; amino-acid sequence: MDITPFLELRIAPRAVFDRLATHGDKPRFMLSDKTQPTGWRPVTWNTFAEEIRNVALFLVASELKSADRVAIFAPNRVEWASAALGIESAGCVMVPIYPASTAEQAAYIVNHADARVLFVDTPALLARVFDAWFDMPTLEKVVLMDSRLDVAKVLASTTPAAGKRQPLPSLADVEKKITTFSDAIAKGKALHARDNELFERTMTSVSLDQPGIMLYTSGTSGNPKGVPLTHKNVGINGRDWLECNAMLLDEGMVDILWLPMSHIFGFGEMCLGNTLGFTTYLSDPQSVMARMPELKPSVFMSVPSHWEKMAIMASDGANGDESTIKSKLAELTGGNLRFCLSGGAGLKREVKELFYKSGVLIIEGYGLTECSPTLTLNRPNGFRFDSVGKALPSVELKLAEDGEILARGPNIFRGYHKDEEATKECFTTDGWFKTGDVGRYTEDGFLQIIDRKKDILVTAGGKNVPPANIEIRFRDDAKIGHVVVYGDAKRYLVCGVWPHVETELTGDFHAHVKAAVEKVNSEVAHHETLRKYVAFSSPLTVESGLLTASMKVRRKQVYGRFQEQFEALYDEAAMKALPNAGNVSGGAK
- a CDS encoding alpha/beta fold hydrolase, giving the protein MANVEPQPNKLVKRLMNLARLAKREKPAVGQTPSDVVFAENKWKLLRYRPRPEGVRYKRPVLLAPSLINRHYVLDLMPQKSFVEWLVARGHDVYVIDWGTPGAEDRYLSFDAICHGYMGRAIRKTSERSGGEDVHVLGYCLGGTLATIYAAACPEKIASLVDIAAPIDFDDGGLLSQWTRRKEFDVGVILDAFGNVPWQLMQATFLMLRPTLNLAKGVYMLDRAWDDEFLNGFIALETWGNDNISFPGEAFRKYIEELYQKNALLTGELSLAGERVELRNIRCPLLAVTFEHDNIVPAKGAQILMDLVSSKDKELLHLPGGHVGAVVSKSAAKGLWPKISDFWAARDGEAVATTAGVENAPSGGAKTATAAEKTPAEKAVLEKAPEKSVTKRPRSVPPSRRTN
- a CDS encoding formylglycine-generating enzyme family protein; this encodes MGSPPCEWGRGRFSETESETTLTHAFYMQEKELTIAEWGATGEPNVTLMRDAGVAQCVEASCPVAQVNWYEALRFANKYSAWKGLPECYRVEGCTSDAGTGVYGPTCANVSVIGPSVYDCTGYRLPTEAEWEYAARAGSRTATYAGSLAPTPPPASPSDCSVQNVLEPISWYCANAGGVTHPGGQKAPNAWGLFDMAGNVGEYTSDLFVGIAYAPARRVDPGGTLIDGAASPMRGGGAIGTPRGMRSANRYDIPRIGALGGLRLVRTAK